The nucleotide sequence GTGTAGATAAGACTTTAGAGATTAAAGCTGCAAATTCCAGTTCACCTGCTTAGATTTACAGGAATCTGTTGTTACATGTAGCACTCAAGAAGCTGGGAGGAGATGGAACAGCAcgtaacaaagaaaataattaaaatggcaGTCACCAGCATAGCAAGCATAACAGTGGGGCTAGGAGACTACCTCGCTTCCACTGATGTCCATATCTTCATGGTCCTTCACAAGTAGTAAGTGACATTCAGTCTAGTGGCTCCAAAccttcaatacatttttttttctttagctccATGTGCATTGTCAGGAAGGATGACTGGATAGTAATGTTCCTTCTGAAGAAGGGGATAGCAATCATGCCTTGTGTAGAGGACTGGGTTAAATGGAGGCTCCTCTCAACTTGCAGTCGCATCCAGCTCTGGAACTTTTTCAAATATTGGACTGATTGTAATGTATCAAAGAACCTAGGAGTTTATCTTAACAGGGGATAAGTAAGTTTTATCAGGTGAAATTCCTCATGTGAATCTGTGATATCCTGCAGAAAGCCTGTCCTGTGGGAATGCTTTTTTCCTATCTTCTTTAGAGCTCATCTCCCTGTTTTGAAAAGAGTCTCAGTACTCAGCAGTCACTATTGCCACGGTGGTTAGGGAAGGAGAAAACATCTTCGGTTATCGTGTGGCTCAAGGACATTAAAGTTTGGATGGTTTTGTGACCTTATTCATCTACAGAGTTTAATTATATAATCCAATCTAAATTGGGTTTTTAAGActataattttgaaaatatggatTCTTTGGCATGTTTGGACACGGCCTAAGATTTTTGTGAGCAGAATGGGCCTGTTTTGAACTGCAGAGTTGCTCAATGTTTCTGAATCTGATAGTGCCAGATATGAGTCATTTTCCAAGTTAAAACCATTTTGATGATTAGTTTTCATAGAAATCATTGCTGAAAACCTAGACTTGCCCAGGTAACTGGAAGCGTATGAAAGCAGCACTTTCATAGCTTCATCAGAGAGTTCTTCATACACTTTTTTAACAGAAACAGAATTCCTGGTTTGGTAGATTTGCAGACTTAGCCTTTGGCATGTGATGACTTCACAACTCTAAGAGATTTTCTCAATCTGAGATATTTATTTGGAACATAAGCTTAGCATTTGGTAAAGATCATTCCATTATAAAGATGAGATGCACCTGTCTCtcccgatgcatccgatgaagtgagctgtagctcacgaaagcttatactctaataaatttgttagtctctaaggtgccacaagtactcctgttctttttatgtatatataataaatgttcagttttcccTCTGTGTATAATGGCAAGATCAAGACAAATGTCATAAAAGTTGTTTTTTATTGCAGAAATGGATTATTAAAAATCCCATGTAAGATAACAAAAATAgctgaaaattacatttttcatgtGCCACTATAGAACAGAAAAACTGGTGCTTCTTTATACATTTAAGTGTTTTATACAGTTTTTACCCAGtaggaaaatatttgtaaatgcttttttaaaatagtcacaCTTTGCACATCCAAcacaaacttttgaaaatttgtacAGACTGTCTAAAGCTAAAAATCTACCCTTGCATTTGCTCCATTAAGTCAATACTAAGTAACTGATTTTGAAATAAAGTGAAAGGCATTAAAAATACCTGTAGGGTTGGCAAAAAATACTTTATTATGAAGTTATGGTGATTTCTGGTACtggaggtcctgatcctgcaatcttttCTGTGCAAGCAGACCCTTAAGCTCACATTGAAGTAATGGAGCTCTGCACAGGTACACGGGGTCCACTTCTGTGGATCTAATTGCTGGATTAATGCCTATGATCTCACACACTGGGTTGAAATCCTGATCCTGTTGAATTAAATGGAAGTTTTCCCATGGGACCAGGCCTTAACCCCCTAGTGATCAATAGACTAAATCAATAATGGTACAGAAgctcttttaaaaagaagatgCTTTTCTACCTGAAAAATTTAATTCTGGGAGAAAACAAGGCATCCTACACACCAGAATAATATATAACAATTGCTGGTTGGAAAAATAGTATTAATTCCCCATAGACAAATGTCAAAAGTCACTGCTAGTAATTACGCAAACATATCTTTTAATAAACCTGATATTTTGCTCTACTACAAAGCATGTTATAAGTGGAATGCAAAAGTAAAACCTCAAGTACATATTTGCATCTTAACAACACAGAAAACTTGCAGAACCATATAATAGAAGGAGTTGCATCAGATTCTATTAGAAAGTAGGTAAGCCCCTATGAGAGACCGTTGGCCTGTGGTTGTGTAGTGTCCTGCACTGAGGTGAGTCATCAGCAGTGGAGATCAAACCTGGCATCAATGGGATCTTAAAGCAAAaacctctactgcctgagctctTTGTTTGCTAAGACTGTAGCAGGCTCATTGAGCTGGAGTACTGGCCCTTTAAAAGGGAGCAGGCCTACTCCACATATGCCTGGATAGCTGCCTTCTAATGGGAATGCAGAGGAGACACCCGGCCTATAAAATGGGTCTGGCAGAAGTTTGGAAAAGAAGACAATAAGAGGCAGTGGGGATCTGGTAGAAGGTTCCTATCGTGAGAGTGAGCTGCTGGAGTTCCCCAAGGAAGCAATAGTGGAGAGCTGATGAAGGAAGAGAGCTGGAAAAAGCTCAGGGCCAGAGAGCAACAGAAAAGAGTTTACCTGCTGACTTTGAGCCAAGAGAGAAGGTAAATCCAGACAGGCCAGTGTTCCAGACAAGGAGCTAGGAAAGCTCTGGGCCAGGAGAGCAGTGGAAGGAAGTTTGCTTGCTGACTCTTTGAGCTCAGTGAGGAGGAAGGTACAAGGGACTAATTCTGGGGGAATCCAGGGCGGGACTCAGAATTTAAGCCCAGGATGAGTGGCCCTTAATTATCTTGCACTTTCATTAAGCCAAGGGCAGGTGGACACTGTTCATTTGTGGTGGGAGGAAAGAGGGTTGATACTGGGGAGAATGCTGAGCACCCCCTTCTGTGAGCAAAGAGGGAGGCCAAAGAACAGCCTGGCTTTTGTATTATGTTGATGGACTGTACTTTGTGACTTTGGGGGTCATTTTGAAGCATTTACACTAATAAATTAGATCACAACCAGGGTATTATTGGACTAAAGAGTGAAGGTAGAGTTTGAGGAACCTTAGGATGGAGAAACTGATGTTGGGCCACCTTCAGGGCCACTTCTAGCCATGAGGGGGCATCCCAGGATGACCTGTCTTGTTACACATTAACCTCTCTATGTGGCCCAGCTATTACTAGAGGGCAACTGAACACCCACCAAATAAATGGGTATGGGTTAGAGTTGTAGGATTGAAAGATCCCTAAAAGGTTAATAGGTGCACTTTTGCTTTTATCCCAGTAAAGATGGGTTAGACAAAACAGCTGACTTCTGGGTGTTTTGTATGATGATAAGCTTTTTAATTGGATGAAAAGAGCATTTGATATATTCACTATGGGTGCAGCAAACCTAGCTTGTTCTGTGATACTACAGATGAATTacaaatttagggccagattttcaactggCTTCCTTCTTTGCCAACTCCATAGGTAGTTATCTAATTACAGatctgtttacaaaaaaaaaaagagagggaccTACTAATGAGTTGTGGTCATACAGTTGCaaaaggaaaatcaaaataatttggaGGGACAAAACTGTGCCTCTATAAATGAAGAAAACTGCTGAAAAGATGACCCTTAATCTGTAAAGAACTGTAGTGTTACAAGAACttctcctaggggaattctgtgccactgcacaatgcagaattacTGTTCTACGCACAATTTCTTTTCCCTGTAGAGTTAACACTGCAGAGCCcaactggacccagcagagcccagctcacagatagaagacactgccagggggacagggacagagtTGGAGGGTtctcagcagctgcagttcccagcacaccCTGAAGGAAAGCTGGTGTATGGAGTTTCTTGTGCAAGTCTGGAACCCAGCATcaagctgtttctccctctggattgGGGGCCCTGCGACTGGACTCTGGGAAGAGAGGTGCAGGTGTCtggccctgtggctgggctcttggtgggggagggggcagagaaacaaaCTGGGTTGTTACAGGGAtgtctttaactctctactcctggggtaATCTTTTTTTGTCATCTGGATTGGTACAGAcagttgctgacaggtattttgaaataaatcaaaaaaattgaaacagtcatgattatatagtgttattttaacaaataaaatatgcagaatttaatattgtgcacataacttaattttttggtacagaattcccccaagagcaAAAGTCCGAGGAATCTACATAGTACaaaatatcaaaaacaaaaaaaaaatgcagagaataTATCAGGTACtactgaaacctgtcttaaaaaATGACCAATAAAATTTACTTCTAATAAAATATTCTTCATTAAGTAGTATTAATTGTAATAAAACATGGGTAACATTGTACTTAATCTTTTAAGGGATAATATGAGGCAGGTGGCATACAGGAGGCTGCCTGGACATGGAGGTCTCTTATTCAGGTTTCACTATTTTTTTGGTCCAAACTGTTTGACCTATGTTGAAGCTGGGGAGAACCTGTCATCTAATCAGTCTTTTCAGTCTTCCTGTAACGCAATATTGTGGCTGTGACCCATATGTTAAGAACCAGCATGATTATGAAACGGACTAGAACTAAGAAGGAGAAAAACATTCAATTAATAGAAAGGTTGTAAGCATGAATACTAACATTACCTGCTACCACTTCCACAGGATACAATAACTTGTGCACAAAGTTTTACTAATGTACATTCTGAACAGTTCACCTTCCACAACTCCTTAATGGACTGCCTCAAAATACTGTGTTAAGGAACCCATATGTCAGAcatcaaaaattctgaaaataatttCCAGATTCATGTTTTGTTTGAGGCGGGGAAATGAATTAGGTAGATGTATTCTCACCTATGAATAATGATTAAGTAATACctagaagtattttaaaaaaatacatctagATTCCTTAATGTAAATCTGCTTCTTTGAATCACTTTGACATTAAAAATGAACTTGCCATGTATGACAAGTTTAATAAatctggtttaaattcacacaaTACCTGTTTTTATCACCTGCATCTTACAGGAGTATATAAACATATGTAATGCTCTATTTAAACAACTGTCTATTAAGTTCAGGCTTGTgagatggtttgtttgttttttcttacagTAAACATTTATTGGTAATTGCCAGAGTTTAATAGGCAAAAATCTGACACAAACTTGAACAATGAGATTTGCTTGTTACAAAGCAATCATTTGTCTTGATTaccttagggtttttttttttaagtaaggctACAAAATCTATTTGAAAAATCAAAGAAGCAGTTTCTCTGTTCAACTGACACTGCACATGTGTCTTTATCCCATTTGTTCCATTTTAGAAAGTAAATATACAAAAAACCTTTTCTAAGAGCTGGTGATATTTATAAATACACTATGCTGCATAACCACCAGACATGGAGTAACCAAGAACAATGAGGGGGAAAATAGCGTGAGCTCTCAACTCTCAAACAGTTGACAGGCCACATTTGTGTTTAAAGTCCAAATATCACTGCTCCCATCTGTTTTTCATTGTGCTACATTTTGATGCACTTTATGGGTActaatgtctttttaaaatttactctGGGTAGTACGATGGAGCAGTTTTCTTTAGCTCATCTAGTAAAACATCAAAAATACTGACTTACTCATTTCCATTGTCTAAAACTGCTTTCTACCATGTGAAAATTTAGTCATTTTCCActaaaaacaacattttggaTTGTACTAGTTTGAGCAGTTGAAATGCCAACAACAGGCAGGGTCACTTTCTCAAATACACTGGTTTTtgtctgttccccccccccttccccccaccccgagtAAAAGGCTGATTTTAAACATCCCTTAGTTTTGTAAGGGATTTATTCTATCTAATGTGCCCATCACATGGTTTCTGAATTCCATGTGTTGTCAGCCAATCTCTTACTTCACTGCACTTGTTGGTGGACAGCATCACAGCAATCTACATTAGTTTCGGCCAAATGTAAGTTTCATTAATCATGTACTTCCTTCAAATTTTAAACTAGTACAAATAATTTCAATGGTTTTACAGTTCTTGAAtaggggtgttttttgttttgtttttttaaatacaaaagtcTACCAGTGAGAGAGAAGCAGCTGTTTCTGATATCTTATCCATTTGGGAAAAGTCACTACTGAATTACTGTGTGTTCCAACAGAAAGAgggggttttgtttttcctttatgaAGGCATTTCCATAATTAAGCaaattttttaatctattttttctCTAAGAGTAGATCTGCCTTTTAAACTGCTAACATCCCCCATGATGAACAcaagtagatttttttcttcccattgtCTTCCCCATGGGTGCTAAAATCCTCGCCATAACAATAGCCCTGTGCTGTTTTCTTAGCAGTAATCAAGTTCCCTTACTGGAATAAACCACTCAGCTACATAGTTTATTCTATTGAGAACCAGATAACTGCGATTAAAACAGGACAGGCTGCTGTTACCTTTGGATAGTGAGGCAGTAAAGAAATGAAGGCAATTTCATATTACTCACCTATAAGAtcatttgtggtcattaaagttGTAACTATTCTTGCTGTAAATTAAAGGAATTGTGGTTAGTATGCCAGAGAGGATCTGCTGATGCATCCAACTACTAAAAACAATGAAACTTCTGCTTTGCAGTtgagaaaaaagaacaaaaaaaatccatacaaatATCCACATCTTAAATGTAACCCCCACTTATTGTAGCCTCAGAAATGAAGTCCCAACCCTGAGCTCGCTTTCTTTCTTCATTTGAAAGTAGTAAAACAAAATGCTGATAGAGTTGGAACTTTCCtaaattttcagatggaaaaattaCCACCAGGTAAGCTGTGGCAAAAGCTTATTGCTTCTTACTTCCACATTTACCATTTTCTTCTGTCTTTTGGTGGCTGATCTCAGTCTGTCAGATGGCTATGAGTttctatttcaaattaaaaacacacacacacacacacacacacacacatataatctCTCAGTTAAAAACTAGAGCAAAATTTTACCAGTTTACTGTATTGGAAAATTTATATAAGCCCATATATCTCTGTCCATGTCTCACTTATGCTATACACAAGAATAATTCCTTTCACTGCAGGAATTTGAGTGAAATTCCATGGGCCTGTGTAATGCcagagtcagactagatgaacataatggtcccttctggccttaatctctagATCAATATCATGTCTCACAATGTGAGTGATCTGACATAATATctctattataaaatattttagtaaGTTAAACAAATTGTGTAAAGATCAGAAGCTATGGCAGTAATTTTCCAAAACAGTAAATACAAGACATAATTGCACAAGACATTTCTAATTAACAGTTGTAGCAGGCCCTTTTGTATGAACTGCTACCAGGAGTTGGCAAGTATAACTAACCTATACACCAGAACCCTATACAAGTTATTACCTGGATTTAGGAACATGCTTAAGTTCATTCCTGTTCATGACATGACTTAATGTTTAGCAAATGTTTctaaatgttttcctgaattagTGTTATGTCTTTAAAATTATTGCTAGAAAATGGCTTGAGATCCTTTCATTTGATCCTTTAAGACAGGAGATCTTTTTTCTAATGAAATACAGAATTATGtataaatcatttatttaaatgaagaaaaatattcttttggCCCTATTATGATATGGCTCGATATTATGTTTGATCAGTGATGTTCCAATATTGTCAATTGTCTGGTATTATAGTAATTAACTAATGGGAAGTCCTAAGACGTTAAGTTGTGAAGACAAAATAGGAAGAAAGTTGCAATGCACATCAGAGCTAcaaattttgttatttttctCACCTGgactttcattattttttaaataataataaaggactGAGACCCTTTCTGCATAAAAGTAACAGATGAAATATTATGCATAAAAGAACCTGTTctcaaagaaaaacaacattcaAATATGGTCAAATTATTAAACTTAGGGCAATGTCCTGActaagttgaagtcaatggcaaaactcctactggcTTTgacagggtcaggatttcacccttactTTTAGACAATAATATAGAAAGCTACCTGGGGAAGATTCAGATTTACTATGGGTTTGATAAGGCCTCTTGCTGTAGATACATTAGGAACAGTAATGGCTTTGGAGTGGTCGCTTTATTATACAAAACCCAATGCTTTTGCATGTTGCTTACTTGCACATGTGTATGCAGACATACTCCAGGTCAGGGCGCTCACTTGTCCGGAATCTCTTGTCTGCCACAGATACCGCAGCTGAGCAAATTTACTTGCTGCATTGATTAATGTACacaaattctgcagaaaaggataccaaaaaaacccagaaacatCTGTTTCTAGTTCTAATAAAGTATTTAGCGTAGGCCTATAATGTatgctttgcctttttttttttaaaaaaaagtagaaatacttttgacatttaaaaaaattccttcattGGTTGCATCCCAAACATTACAGAATCTTACTAAGAAACGATgaaacaaagtgaaactgactagaaactaATTGGTCTAATTTTGTGGTACAGGCTCTAAGAGAAATATAAAACATGAACTGTAACAATTACAGCAGTTGGTGACTGActttaactttaaaacaaaaatttttaaACTAAGTGTGCTCCATGAGCTAGTGGAATGTTCTCAAACTATTAATAGAGATGAGATACAAAgcagtacttgaaaactgctcaTTAACAGCTCAGAAGAGTTCATTTTCAGAACACCTTCTAGaataaatgataaaatacagtgAAAACGCATTTACCATCTAAGTGGAACCGGGGCCAGATCggataatcaaaaattcagataatcaggagaatgggcaaagagctttctatccatttttttttttttttttttttttttaagatgcagaGTTGCTTTTAAATTAGCTGACCCCTCTGGGAAAAGCATCTTATCTACTTACAAAATACACAAACCCTTATTTCTTGcaaacaatgttttgttcatttattaACAAAACCAACATGAGTTCTTAACAAGCTgtcagcctgagccctgccacccgggcAAAGCGTCAATTTCCCATATTCCCCTGTGTGCACTGGTGGGTTTGGTTAATATAGAGAGCTGGATAAAGGCGGCTCAGagaaatggggttctactgtatataaaaatgattaaaattgtttttcactGATAAATGGAGCTATGAAAGGGATGACATATATATTGGAACACTTTCAACTTAAGAGCTACTACTTACCATGGCCAGGTCTATTATCCATTTCTGCAGAGTTAGAAAGTACCATCCTCCCACAAATCTTACCTTGGGTTAAGTTTCATAATGCTCATTGTTATGTGAGCACCTGAACACTTAAAAATCTGTAGGTCAGGATATTAGCTATGTTTTCCTAATCTCACTGAAAATAGAAGATACTCTTGCTGAAACAGTTTCAATAGAGAAAATATGTTGTAAAACTGTTTTGAGTAAAACAAAGTTAATCAGATTAACACTGGTCCCAGGATGGCTCTAGAAGTAACCACTTTACTAGCAATCACTGTACCTCCCAGAGGCTAATACAAAAGGCTAATACGCTTGTGGCAGGGTCCTGGGGACAACAGACCAGTCCTCATACACTTCCCTTCCCCGGTGGATGTTGGACCTGAGGGCTGGACTTTCACCAACGCCTCGTCTACTCTAGGAAATTGACTGGAATAGCTATTTAAGAATAAACTAGTCTGTAATAGCAATTGTAGAATAGCTCCGTGTGTGGACattactctgaaataaaaaaagtcactCTATGCTGGAATAATTACTTCAGTCACAAACCTGGAActttgattctgcaaacatttaggcacatacttaactttaaacacattggtagtcctgctgaaatcaaccgggctattcatgtgaataaagtCACATACCTGGTTAAGGTTCAGGAccatagttttaaatatttttataacagtTTTGTAAACTTCAAATAAGATGCTCTATCagtagcagcattttaaaaacccacagcgTTGTAAATTTATTACAAACTTTAATCTAACATCGTAATAGCACAAGTCTGCAAGCAGTGGCAGAGTGAAATTAACAATACTGTTTTACTGCTGCTATTCAAAACCCTAGGAATAGTAGTgaaattgtcaataataatgtcCATCCTTAAAGCAGCAGCAAATGGCAGCACTGGTTACCCAAGTATGAAGAGGAGCCAAACAGAAGATGGGAGGTGCAGGGTAGCAgaaacccacccacccactgccctgcAGGAGCCAGGAGACTCTGAGGGAGAAGTATTACAGAGCATccccaacagcagcagccagaagaCTTGGAGCTCTTGGCACAGAAGATAATAAAAACCCAGGACCCAACAACCTCCCTTTCTGACCTCCAGGAAATAGAGGGGGTGGAGTTTCACATTTAACACATATCTGCAGGCTGAAGCTGTTAGGAAAGATGGAGCCCTAAAACAGAGCCCAAAGACagtatgctggtgtaaatcccagcctctccccttctgcagcagcagcaggaatggCAGGGTGGTCACTTTCTCAGCAGTCACTACCCCAGATGTTGCTGGTGGTTCCCTCACTTTTCACATTATCTCTGGTTGGTGCCTGATAAATTTATGAAGACCTGCTCCAAAGCGTCCAGTGCCAAATGTAAACCCAACGCTGTATATCTTTTCAAAGGACCATCTAAAAGTCACTGTGTATATGATCCACAGTTGATGTAATTGTGTAAAAAAGTTATAAGAAGCTTTATATATTCCATTGTGCATATCTGACACAAATGTAAATTATGAATTAGTCTCATTCCTCCTCAGTTGTGAGGCCAGTAAAATCAGTTACTGATATAGTGTTTGCTGGTATAAAGGGTTTTACTGGGATCTAAGAAAGTTGCATGCAAATACAAAATACACATTAAAAGGTGGCTGAATATGGTTTTCACTGGCATTAGGAGATAAAATGCTCAGTCTTCTGTCAAAGAGCTGCCAGAAGTGCTGTGTAAATGGAAATGAGTAGATGTCAAAGGATACATCACTATGTAAGGCAAAGCTTGCTTCATGTTGCCACTGTAATGCAGAACAAAGAGCAGGAGAATAGCATCTGAAAGAAAAGCTCAGTCATTACAGATAGGAAATCAGGgaaaagataaaatataaaacaagaaaaaagtatTACCTTGTGCAATTAGGATGGGGTATTCCAGGTAAGTCTCTAGGGGATAACTGTAGTAACTCTGGTACCTTAGAAACACAAGAaagctaaagagaaaaaaattgaacAGTTTGTTTGCACACAAAGACTATAATAATAGGTTCATtgagaatttcattttaaaaacctgCCTGTTGTGGGAGTGCCCAGCAGAATCCAGTTCCCATTGTGCAAACTGTACATTCAGGAAGACAAAGTCCTAGGCCTGAAGATCTCACAGTCTATTTCAATATATACTTTGTGacaagttcctcctctaccttggtgggtcttgtgcttattggcgtaTTTGCTCGctttggagcttcatggcagccctcagcttggccgtttttgtgaaccTACAGTCTAGgttaactcctcctgtgtctgaccaggagttgggaggtttgggaggaatccgggcccaccctctactccggattccagcccagggccctgtggaatgtagctgtctagagtgcctcctggaacaactgtgcaacagctacaactccctgggctactaccccatggcctcctcccaacaccttctttatcctcaccataggactttcctcctggtgtctgataatgcttgtactcctcagtcctccaaca is from Dermochelys coriacea isolate rDerCor1 chromosome 3, rDerCor1.pri.v4, whole genome shotgun sequence and encodes:
- the SLC66A3 gene encoding solute carrier family 66 member 3 isoform X1; this translates as MEALLAPANWSTRLVRTVIKLPQVGAMRAARSARGVSLESLVLELSGFLVFLRYQSYYSYPLETYLEYPILIAQDAILLLFVLHYSGNMKQALPYIVIFVGGWYFLTLQKWIIDLAMNLCTLINAASKFAQLRYLWQTRDSGQVSALTWSMSAYTCATRIVTTLMTTNDLIVLVRFIIMLVLNIWVTATILRYRKTEKTD
- the SLC66A3 gene encoding solute carrier family 66 member 3 isoform X3: MYSLHNGNWILLGTPTTGSFLVFLRYQSYYSYPLETYLEYPILIAQDAILLLFVLHYSGNMKQALPYIVIFVGGWYFLTLQKWIIDLAMNLCTLINAASKFAQLRYLWQTRDSGQVSALTWSMSAYTCATRIVTTLMTTNDLIVLVRFIIMLVLNIWVTATILRYRKTEKTD
- the SLC66A3 gene encoding solute carrier family 66 member 3 isoform X2, which produces MEALLAPANWSTRLVRTVIKLPQVGAMRAARSARGVSLESLVLELSGFLVFLRYQSYYSYPLETYLEYPILIAQDAILLLFVLHYSGNMKQALPYIVIFVGGWYFLTLQKWIIDLAMNLCTLINAASKFAQLRYLWQTRDSGQVSALTWSMSAYTCAILVRFIIMLVLNIWVTATILRYRKTEKTD